A region from the Clavibacter sp. A6099 genome encodes:
- the gmd gene encoding GDP-mannose 4,6-dehydratase: MAKKAFITGITGQDGSYLAELLLAKGYEVHGLIRRSSTFNTSRIDHLYQDPHEDGAKLFLHYGDLSDGSRLTTLMMQIQPDEVYNLAAQSHVRVSFDEPEHTADTTGTGTIRLLEAVRLSGIETRFYQASSSELYGATPPPQSETTPFYPRSPYGAAKLYSFWITKNYREAYDMFAVNGILFNHESPRRGETFVTRKITRAVAAIKAGKQDHVYLGNLDSIRDWGYAAEYVEGMWRMLQADEPDDFVLATGGNFTVRDFLETAFSHAGLDWSEHVRFDPRYLRPTEVDALVGDATKAEEKLGWKATVDTTMLARIMVDADIAALEAEGRPWIDSVKLASWGTAEPAAVEA; this comes from the coding sequence ATGGCCAAGAAGGCTTTCATCACCGGCATCACCGGGCAGGACGGCTCGTACCTGGCGGAGCTGCTGCTCGCCAAGGGCTACGAGGTCCACGGCCTCATCCGCCGCTCGTCGACGTTCAACACGTCCCGCATCGACCACCTGTACCAGGACCCGCACGAGGACGGCGCGAAGCTCTTCCTCCACTACGGCGACCTGAGCGACGGCTCGCGCCTCACGACGCTGATGATGCAGATCCAGCCCGACGAGGTCTACAACCTCGCGGCCCAGTCGCACGTGCGCGTCTCGTTCGACGAGCCGGAGCACACCGCCGACACGACGGGGACCGGCACCATCCGCCTGCTCGAGGCCGTGCGCCTCTCGGGCATCGAGACCCGCTTCTACCAGGCCTCCTCGAGCGAGCTGTACGGGGCCACTCCCCCGCCGCAGAGCGAGACCACGCCGTTCTACCCGCGCTCCCCGTACGGGGCCGCGAAGCTCTACAGCTTCTGGATCACGAAGAACTACCGCGAGGCGTACGACATGTTCGCCGTCAACGGGATCCTGTTCAACCACGAGTCGCCCCGCCGCGGCGAGACGTTCGTGACCCGCAAGATCACGCGCGCGGTCGCCGCCATCAAGGCCGGCAAGCAGGACCACGTGTACCTCGGCAACCTCGACAGCATCCGCGACTGGGGCTACGCCGCCGAGTACGTCGAGGGCATGTGGCGGATGCTGCAGGCCGACGAGCCCGACGACTTCGTGCTCGCCACCGGCGGCAACTTCACCGTGCGCGACTTCCTCGAGACCGCGTTCTCGCACGCGGGGCTCGACTGGTCCGAGCACGTCCGGTTCGACCCGCGCTACCTCCGCCCCACCGAGGTCGACGCCCTGGTGGGCGACGCCACCAAGGCCGAGGAGAAGCTCGGCTGGAAGGCCACGGTCGACACCACGATGCTCGCCCGGATCATGGTGGACGCCGACATCGCCGCGCTCGAGGCCGAGGGGCGCCCGTGGATCGACTCCGTGAAGCTCGCGAGCTGGGGCACGGCCGAGCCGGCCGCGGTCGAGGCGTGA
- a CDS encoding glycosyltransferase family 4 protein: protein MGDLSTTDAARTQTADLGGLTVCLVGINYWPETTGIAPYTTAMAEALTDAGASVHVVTGIPHYPQWKLQDERYAEGRRWEEMRDGVRITRVRHTIPETPDLAGRAKLEASFLRGALREVRRDTSEVVIAVTPSLAGLAAGALGRGRRPFGVLVQDLTGNAAGESGTTGGRASRLIASGEYALLRRADRIGVITPRFGDLLIQQGLPDASISGLPNFTHITPVDVSTAAARTRLGWTREAFTVVHTGNMGMKQGLESVVEAARLSDERDLGIEFVLVGDGNQRAALEAQGAGIRSLRFVPPLDGDDYPYALAAADALLLNEKPGVREMSMPSKLTSYTSSRRPIIAAVEDGGITESVVREHGAAAIIPPGDPERLLQAAQDLRCDTEGAAVLTTAAQRMYQNRYSPVSAHARYVRFAQSLATLGAGVHA from the coding sequence ATGGGGGATTTGAGCACGACCGACGCTGCGCGCACGCAGACGGCGGACCTGGGGGGCCTCACGGTCTGCCTGGTCGGCATCAACTACTGGCCGGAGACCACGGGCATCGCGCCGTACACCACCGCGATGGCCGAGGCGCTCACCGACGCGGGGGCGTCGGTGCACGTGGTCACCGGGATACCGCACTACCCGCAGTGGAAGCTGCAGGACGAGCGGTACGCCGAGGGCAGGCGTTGGGAGGAGATGCGCGACGGCGTCCGCATCACCCGCGTCCGCCACACCATCCCGGAGACGCCCGACCTCGCGGGCAGGGCCAAGCTCGAGGCGAGCTTCCTGCGCGGGGCGCTCCGCGAGGTGCGGCGCGACACGAGCGAGGTCGTCATCGCGGTCACGCCGTCGCTCGCCGGCCTCGCCGCCGGTGCGCTCGGACGCGGCCGCCGGCCGTTCGGCGTGCTGGTGCAGGACCTCACGGGCAACGCCGCGGGCGAGTCCGGCACCACCGGGGGCCGCGCATCGCGCCTCATCGCGTCGGGGGAGTACGCGCTCCTCCGCCGGGCCGACCGCATCGGCGTCATCACGCCCCGCTTCGGCGACCTGCTGATCCAGCAGGGCCTGCCCGACGCATCCATCTCCGGGCTCCCGAACTTCACGCACATCACGCCGGTGGACGTCTCCACCGCGGCCGCCCGCACCCGGCTCGGCTGGACCCGTGAGGCGTTCACCGTGGTCCACACCGGCAACATGGGGATGAAGCAGGGGCTGGAGTCGGTCGTCGAGGCCGCGCGCCTCTCGGACGAGCGGGACCTCGGCATCGAGTTCGTGCTCGTGGGCGACGGCAACCAGCGGGCCGCCCTCGAGGCGCAGGGTGCCGGGATCCGCTCGCTCCGCTTCGTCCCGCCGCTGGACGGGGACGACTACCCGTACGCGCTGGCCGCGGCCGACGCGCTCCTGCTCAACGAGAAGCCGGGCGTGCGCGAGATGAGCATGCCGTCGAAGCTCACGTCCTACACGAGCAGCCGGCGCCCGATCATCGCCGCGGTCGAGGACGGCGGCATCACCGAGAGCGTCGTGCGCGAGCACGGGGCGGCGGCCATCATCCCGCCGGGCGACCCGGAGCGGCTCCTCCAGGCGGCGCAGGACCTGCGCTGCGACACCGAGGGCGCCGCGGTCCTCACGACCGCCGCGCAGCGGATGTACCAGAACCGGTACTCGCCCGTCAGCGCCCACGCCAGGTACGTGCGGTTCGCGCAGTCGCTGGCCACCCTGGGCGCCGGGGTCCACGCGTGA
- a CDS encoding acetyltransferase, translating into MTAAQDPSTDVPVIDLSLAPGENQAWDRPKRTVYLWAVVELLLVTNPWQISSSLRVRALRAFGAEIGDGVVFRPRTRVKFPWKLRIGDRSWIGEGVWFHNQDIVSVGHDVVISQETMLTTGSHAHRRDMALITRPIVIEPGAWITSRCLVLGGAHVGRSALARPMTVVAGDVPADAIVSGPDCAVVGSRFAGRG; encoded by the coding sequence GTGACGGCGGCGCAGGATCCCTCGACCGACGTGCCCGTGATCGACCTGTCACTGGCTCCCGGCGAGAACCAGGCCTGGGACCGCCCGAAGCGCACCGTCTACCTCTGGGCCGTGGTCGAGCTGCTCCTCGTCACGAACCCGTGGCAGATCAGCTCGTCGCTCCGCGTCCGCGCCCTCCGCGCGTTCGGTGCCGAGATCGGCGACGGCGTGGTCTTCCGGCCGCGCACGCGGGTGAAGTTCCCGTGGAAGCTGCGCATCGGCGACCGCTCGTGGATCGGCGAGGGCGTCTGGTTCCACAACCAGGACATCGTCTCGGTCGGCCACGACGTCGTCATCTCCCAGGAGACGATGCTCACCACGGGCAGCCACGCGCACCGGCGCGACATGGCCCTCATCACGCGCCCCATCGTCATCGAGCCGGGCGCGTGGATCACCTCGCGCTGCCTGGTGCTCGGCGGCGCTCACGTGGGCCGCTCAGCGCTCGCGCGGCCGATGACCGTGGTCGCGGGCGACGTGCCCGCCGACGCGATCGTCTCCGGCCCGGACTGCGCCGTCGTCGGCTCGCGCTTCGCCGGACGCGGCTGA
- a CDS encoding polysaccharide pyruvyl transferase family protein → MNGLLLDPSISSANIGDQIIRENVLRALDGVVPISGSLPTQTRLTRTQRRTAADADLAIVGGTNLLSSNMPWYRQWKLDPIVARSLKHKVVLLGVGWWQYQDEPNRYTTRMLKEVLAPDLVHSVRDEYTKVRLERMGFHVVNTACPTMWGLDRHNGVESPRPAQAILTLTDYNRDVAEDEWLIALAAEHYERVVIWPQSIRDAAYARTLQGDFTIAEPTLAAYDALLAAGDSDYIGTRLHGGVRALETGAWGVIVAVDNRALEISRDTGLPVHARGERDAIRATVERRAPLDVRLPYDQITAWKAQLPVVG, encoded by the coding sequence ATGAACGGACTCCTGCTCGATCCCTCCATCTCGTCGGCCAACATCGGCGACCAGATCATCCGCGAGAACGTCCTCCGGGCGCTCGACGGCGTGGTGCCGATCTCCGGCAGCCTGCCCACGCAGACGCGCCTGACCCGCACCCAGCGCCGGACCGCCGCCGACGCCGATCTGGCGATCGTGGGCGGCACGAACCTCCTCTCCTCCAACATGCCCTGGTACCGCCAGTGGAAGCTCGACCCGATCGTGGCGCGCAGCCTCAAGCACAAGGTCGTCCTCCTCGGCGTCGGCTGGTGGCAGTACCAGGACGAGCCCAACCGCTACACCACGCGCATGCTCAAGGAGGTCCTCGCCCCCGACCTCGTGCACTCCGTCCGCGACGAGTACACGAAGGTGCGCCTCGAGCGGATGGGCTTCCACGTCGTGAACACCGCGTGCCCGACCATGTGGGGGCTCGACCGGCACAACGGCGTCGAGAGCCCGCGGCCCGCGCAGGCGATCCTGACGCTCACCGACTACAACCGCGACGTCGCCGAGGACGAGTGGCTCATCGCCCTCGCCGCCGAGCACTACGAGCGCGTCGTGATCTGGCCGCAGTCGATCCGCGACGCCGCCTACGCGCGCACCCTGCAGGGCGACTTCACCATCGCGGAGCCGACGCTCGCCGCGTACGACGCGCTGCTGGCCGCCGGCGACTCCGACTACATCGGCACGCGCCTCCACGGCGGCGTCCGCGCGCTCGAGACGGGGGCGTGGGGCGTCATCGTCGCCGTGGACAACCGCGCGCTGGAGATCAGCCGCGACACCGGCCTCCCCGTGCACGCCCGCGGCGAGCGGGATGCGATCCGCGCGACGGTCGAGCGCCGCGCGCCCCTGGACGTGCGGCTCCCGTACGACCAGATCACCGCCTGGAAGGCGCAGCTCCCGGTGGTCGGATGA
- a CDS encoding glycosyltransferase, with protein sequence MNGAPAPRPDSAAPALRVLHLSVRLGEGGAAGVARTLMHELAELGVDGSFAYGYGPGGRDSGGADADASLRVTSRPRAAVNMAAHLVVGTEVVRPAAGRREELRAAIAAADVVHLHIVHSYWLPPRWLFREIAAAGTPVVWTLHDQWIMTGRCAQPGTCRLWEDGCPRCPDLAAYPPARVDNAARVFTRRRDAIAALRRAVPSAVVACAHWLAAEAATAGFDDVRTITNSVDRAFWSEATAARVASDAPRSGALFICRDLRDPAKVDWDALRAIAADTTEGLTIMGDDAPEDAPGAARLPATGDRVELARVMRRHDRLVFTSRVDYFPLTVSEALTAGMRVFAVDSPAIREFGDHPDVTVVGTGSELAAALLADERAGGRADPETRDVRRFDPRRMADEYRAVYEELVSA encoded by the coding sequence ATGAACGGCGCCCCCGCCCCGCGGCCGGACTCCGCCGCGCCGGCCCTCCGGGTCCTGCACCTCAGCGTGCGACTCGGCGAGGGCGGCGCGGCCGGCGTCGCGCGGACGCTGATGCACGAGCTGGCCGAGCTCGGCGTCGACGGCTCGTTCGCCTACGGCTACGGCCCCGGCGGTCGCGACTCCGGCGGCGCGGACGCCGACGCGTCGCTCCGCGTCACGTCCCGCCCGCGCGCTGCCGTCAACATGGCGGCGCACCTCGTCGTCGGCACCGAGGTCGTGCGTCCGGCGGCCGGCCGCCGCGAGGAGCTGCGCGCGGCCATCGCGGCCGCCGACGTGGTGCACCTGCACATCGTCCACAGCTACTGGCTGCCGCCGAGGTGGCTGTTCCGCGAGATCGCGGCCGCCGGCACGCCCGTGGTGTGGACGCTGCACGACCAGTGGATCATGACGGGCCGCTGCGCCCAGCCCGGCACGTGCCGGCTCTGGGAGGACGGCTGCCCGCGCTGCCCGGACCTGGCGGCCTACCCGCCCGCCCGCGTAGACAACGCCGCGCGCGTCTTCACCCGAAGGCGCGACGCCATCGCCGCCCTCCGCCGGGCCGTGCCCTCCGCCGTGGTGGCCTGCGCGCACTGGCTCGCCGCCGAGGCCGCGACGGCGGGCTTCGACGACGTGCGCACGATCACGAACTCGGTCGACCGCGCGTTCTGGTCGGAGGCGACGGCGGCACGGGTAGCATCGGACGCACCGCGCTCGGGGGCGCTGTTCATCTGCCGCGACCTCCGGGATCCGGCGAAGGTCGACTGGGACGCGCTCCGTGCCATCGCCGCGGACACGACCGAAGGGCTCACCATCATGGGAGACGACGCACCCGAGGACGCGCCCGGCGCCGCGCGCCTGCCCGCCACCGGCGACCGCGTGGAGCTGGCCCGCGTGATGCGCCGCCACGACCGCCTCGTCTTCACCTCGCGGGTCGACTACTTCCCGCTCACCGTCTCCGAGGCGCTCACGGCGGGCATGCGGGTCTTCGCCGTCGACTCGCCGGCCATCCGCGAGTTCGGCGACCACCCCGACGTCACGGTGGTGGGCACGGGATCCGAGCTCGCGGCGGCGCTCCTCGCGGACGAGCGCGCGGGCGGCCGGGCGGATCCCGAGACGCGCGACGTCCGCCGCTTCGACCCGCGCCGCATGGCCGACGAGTACCGCGCCGTGTACGAGGAGCTGGTGTCCGCGTGA
- a CDS encoding putative colanic acid polymerase WcaD, producing the protein MTRSYRREAWLMGVAIIGQHFMIVQAAGYPVTLGLVVGVPLILLLSRGGYASRLILALCAVVALTASAALMTGMEGSDPLSFLRTLALFILAVIVIVAGSAGLDPGFIGSRAFSTAISVTLLLVVGLSVLQVAAGTLGSEALFNPFGRFQYLYEYQPYLQFNPVPRAQGFFLEPSYDAFVIGTLTLISLLTGRHFRGTIAVGILGVLMSRSATGLLLLLIIGVVVALRSRPGASIVVLSGLAVVGVASGTYLQSRLESFSTSGSSTNYRLVAPLQVLGDTLLHTPIGHALGSVSNILLGYDLYNGAELGTSLDNGLYVLVFYFGWIGLVLIAALAVMALRAMLRSGRSTWGAVAPLWLFGTLFFSGGIMLPEYAVMTALLIATLVACNERLVAPHAGTPSAPVRRRGHLPGPAGARKHAPVGAPARP; encoded by the coding sequence GTGACCCGCAGCTACCGGCGCGAGGCGTGGCTGATGGGCGTCGCCATCATCGGCCAGCACTTCATGATCGTCCAGGCGGCCGGCTACCCCGTGACGCTCGGGCTGGTCGTGGGCGTGCCGCTCATCCTCCTGCTGTCGCGCGGCGGGTACGCGAGCCGCCTCATCCTCGCGCTCTGCGCGGTCGTGGCGCTCACGGCGTCGGCGGCGCTCATGACCGGCATGGAGGGCAGCGACCCGCTGTCGTTCCTCCGCACGCTCGCGCTGTTCATCCTCGCGGTCATCGTGATCGTGGCCGGATCCGCGGGCCTGGACCCGGGGTTCATCGGCTCGAGGGCCTTCTCCACCGCGATCTCCGTCACCCTGCTGCTGGTCGTCGGCCTGTCCGTCCTCCAGGTGGCCGCGGGGACGCTCGGCAGCGAGGCGCTCTTCAATCCGTTCGGGCGCTTCCAGTACCTGTACGAGTACCAGCCCTACCTCCAGTTCAACCCCGTCCCGCGCGCGCAGGGCTTCTTCCTGGAGCCGTCCTACGACGCGTTCGTCATCGGGACCCTCACGCTCATCTCGCTGCTCACCGGCCGCCACTTCCGCGGCACCATCGCGGTCGGCATCCTCGGCGTCCTCATGTCGCGCTCCGCGACGGGGCTCCTGCTCCTGCTCATCATCGGCGTCGTCGTCGCGCTCCGCTCCCGACCCGGCGCGAGCATCGTCGTCCTCAGCGGCCTCGCGGTGGTGGGCGTCGCCAGCGGCACCTACCTCCAGTCGCGCCTGGAGAGCTTCAGCACCTCCGGATCCAGCACGAACTACCGGCTCGTGGCGCCGCTGCAGGTCCTCGGGGACACGCTGCTGCACACGCCCATCGGCCACGCCCTCGGCTCGGTGTCGAACATCCTGCTGGGCTACGACCTGTACAACGGCGCGGAGCTCGGCACCTCGCTCGACAACGGCCTCTACGTGCTCGTGTTCTACTTCGGCTGGATCGGGCTGGTGCTCATCGCGGCCCTCGCCGTCATGGCGCTGCGGGCGATGCTGCGCAGCGGCCGCTCCACCTGGGGAGCCGTGGCCCCGCTGTGGCTCTTCGGGACCCTATTCTTCTCCGGCGGGATCATGCTGCCCGAGTACGCCGTCATGACCGCCCTCCTCATCGCGACGCTCGTCGCCTGCAACGAAAGACTGGTCGCTCCCCATGCCGGTACCCCCTCCGCTCCTGTCCGTCGTCGTGGTCACCTTCCGGGACCTGCCGGGGCTCGGAAGCACGCTCCGGTCGGTGCGCCAGCTCGTCCATGA
- a CDS encoding colanic acid biosynthesis glycosyltransferase WcaE yields the protein MRQLVHDAGDAIEVIVVDGGTGEGLDDVVTSSGVPVDLSSGPDDGIYDAMNEGISRSTGRFVWFLNGGDRSHVESWEMLSGILRAADDDELLLGDYLLDTGRGEILRKARPPIYIHHGLPTSHQAILYPGSRIRGARYDLRFRVVGDYELTARLLRSGVRPVVVHVPLAVFAAGGMSQVRAKEIAVEAARVQAETLRTPVPVRWASRALHAASRIRRTVQTS from the coding sequence GTGCGCCAGCTCGTCCATGACGCGGGCGACGCGATCGAGGTCATCGTCGTCGACGGCGGGACGGGGGAGGGGCTCGACGACGTCGTGACCTCGTCGGGCGTCCCGGTCGACCTCTCGAGCGGGCCCGACGACGGCATCTACGACGCGATGAACGAGGGCATCTCCCGCTCGACGGGCAGGTTCGTCTGGTTCCTCAACGGCGGCGACCGATCCCACGTCGAGTCCTGGGAGATGCTGTCCGGCATCCTGCGGGCCGCGGACGACGACGAGCTGCTCCTCGGCGACTACCTGCTCGACACCGGGCGCGGCGAGATCCTGCGGAAGGCCCGGCCGCCCATCTACATCCACCACGGGCTGCCCACCTCGCATCAGGCGATCCTGTACCCCGGCTCCCGGATCCGCGGCGCCCGCTACGACCTCCGCTTCCGCGTCGTCGGCGACTACGAGCTCACGGCCCGGCTGCTGCGATCGGGCGTCCGCCCGGTCGTCGTGCACGTGCCCCTCGCGGTCTTCGCGGCCGGCGGCATGTCGCAGGTGCGCGCCAAGGAGATCGCCGTCGAGGCCGCGAGGGTGCAGGCGGAGACGCTGCGCACGCCCGTGCCGGTCCGCTGGGCGAGCCGGGCGCTGCACGCGGCGAGCCGCATCCGCCGCACGGTGCAGACGTCGTGA
- a CDS encoding serine O-acetyltransferase, producing MSAPDERGRWAADRARYGRGAWLLQPSFWAVSVYRYGRWSRTCSRAVRLPAHVLYVGLYSVVRLVTGIDIPRSVDIGPGIMIHHFGTVIVHPQARIGARFTMRHGVTIGAKKGDDVPVIGDDVQVGAFAQILGPIHVGDGSTIGAMTLVLRDVPAGATVVGVPGRVL from the coding sequence GTGAGCGCCCCCGACGAGCGCGGCCGCTGGGCCGCCGACCGCGCGCGCTACGGCCGCGGGGCGTGGCTCCTGCAGCCGTCCTTCTGGGCCGTCTCCGTCTACCGGTACGGACGCTGGTCGCGCACGTGCTCGCGGGCCGTGCGCCTGCCCGCCCACGTGCTGTACGTCGGGCTCTACAGCGTGGTGCGGCTCGTGACGGGCATCGACATCCCGCGGTCGGTCGACATCGGGCCGGGCATCATGATCCACCACTTCGGCACGGTCATCGTCCACCCGCAGGCGCGCATCGGCGCACGCTTCACGATGCGTCACGGGGTCACCATCGGCGCCAAGAAGGGCGACGACGTCCCGGTCATCGGCGACGACGTGCAGGTGGGCGCCTTCGCGCAGATCCTCGGTCCCATCCACGTGGGCGACGGCAGCACCATCGGCGCCATGACCCTGGTGCTGCGCGACGTCCCCGCAGGCGCCACCGTCGTCGGCGTCCCGGGACGCGTGCTGTGA
- a CDS encoding oligosaccharide flippase family protein — translation MSVDDRAARGARSRDSSVWPLAAQAIIAAVGLVAATLAARLLGPSDYGVYFLALTVTACVAVLFDICVPQAVLTHTPGYLESARTWRRMAVVVAAAAAALTAAVALVVGTSLDADAMWIVLCAALPVTMASMTPRAFLIAARQLRYVSLVDLSSVLVGNVVAIGALVLTDSLWAAASSQLVIAAVRWLAFEAAWIRRGRADLPARVPVRPAARQLYTSMHGTYQSQLAGFAARNGDNLLVSILLGPVALAQYSRAYSFLIGPLQQAQQALNPMAIRDLAVARLAGRADDQLRRLAAVVIAVGVPFALAISLSGPHLVQVLLGDEWRTAGALMPLSWGLAASMIVAIPARWALVAGHHSRALTVDAVLNYTVLAGVVVGALTGGLAGVLVINSFIVSPAITITAWCMLGAVPRRLFLARLLPMAIGLGGLTALVCIVVGELVESSLAETVLDLGMGGLIAVLAFAVIMRRRRRAS, via the coding sequence ATGAGCGTCGACGACCGCGCGGCCCGGGGCGCCCGGAGCCGCGACTCCTCGGTGTGGCCGCTCGCCGCGCAGGCCATCATCGCCGCCGTCGGCCTCGTCGCCGCGACGCTCGCCGCCCGGCTCCTGGGCCCCTCCGACTACGGCGTCTACTTCCTCGCCCTCACCGTCACGGCGTGCGTCGCGGTCCTGTTCGACATCTGCGTCCCGCAGGCCGTGCTCACGCACACCCCCGGCTACCTCGAATCCGCGCGAACCTGGCGCCGCATGGCCGTGGTCGTCGCCGCGGCCGCCGCGGCGCTCACGGCCGCCGTCGCGCTCGTGGTCGGCACATCCCTCGACGCCGACGCGATGTGGATCGTCCTCTGCGCCGCGCTGCCCGTCACGATGGCGTCCATGACGCCCCGCGCCTTCCTCATCGCGGCCCGGCAGCTCCGCTACGTCTCGCTCGTCGACCTCTCGAGCGTGCTCGTCGGCAACGTCGTCGCGATCGGCGCCCTCGTCCTCACGGACAGCCTGTGGGCTGCCGCGAGCAGCCAGCTCGTCATCGCGGCGGTGCGCTGGCTGGCGTTCGAGGCCGCGTGGATCCGGCGCGGACGGGCCGACCTGCCGGCCCGCGTCCCCGTCCGCCCGGCCGCGCGTCAGCTCTACACGTCGATGCACGGCACGTACCAGAGCCAGCTCGCGGGCTTCGCCGCCCGCAACGGGGACAACCTGCTCGTCAGCATCCTGCTCGGTCCGGTCGCCCTCGCGCAGTACTCGCGCGCGTACTCGTTCCTCATCGGGCCCCTCCAGCAGGCGCAGCAGGCGCTCAATCCCATGGCCATCCGCGACCTCGCGGTGGCACGGCTGGCCGGCCGCGCCGACGACCAGCTCCGGCGCCTCGCCGCGGTCGTGATCGCCGTCGGCGTGCCGTTCGCGCTCGCGATCTCCCTCAGCGGCCCGCACCTCGTGCAGGTGCTGCTGGGCGACGAATGGCGCACGGCCGGCGCGCTCATGCCGCTGTCCTGGGGACTCGCGGCGTCGATGATCGTCGCGATCCCCGCCCGCTGGGCCCTCGTCGCCGGTCACCACTCGCGGGCGCTGACGGTGGACGCGGTCCTCAACTACACCGTGCTCGCGGGTGTGGTCGTCGGTGCGCTCACCGGAGGGCTCGCGGGCGTGCTCGTGATCAACTCGTTCATCGTCTCGCCGGCCATCACCATCACCGCGTGGTGCATGCTCGGCGCCGTGCCCCGTCGCCTGTTCCTGGCGCGCCTGCTGCCGATGGCGATCGGGCTGGGCGGTCTCACCGCCCTCGTCTGCATCGTGGTCGGCGAGCTCGTCGAGTCGAGCCTCGCCGAGACCGTCCTCGACCTCGGCATGGGCGGCCTCATCGCGGTCCTCGCGTTCGCCGTCATCATGCGCCGGCGGCGGCGCGCGTCCTGA
- a CDS encoding sugar transferase: MIEQKTTHDTAARETGARRRITDRSAKGLRADAGPLTEADGLRAHDWRRTYALGLVVTDLLVLIWVVFGVQIAWFGFETSDVAFNGDYEGVAVSYSLISLVIIASWMVALGLYGTRGYRVLGTGPQEYRLILDATVRLFGLLAIVAFLGRIDFARGYIIIALPLGLVTLVLSRWMWRQWLNVQRARGRYSSRVLLIGSEASTGFLARELARQPYAGYHVVGACVPSGVIAATLPGTGIPVLGKLDDLQAAMRAVDADTIVIASNDELSPERIRELSWSLEPGRQHLVVAPSLTDIGGPRIHTRPVAGLPLIHVETPRYEGTKLFAKRAFDIVASTLILVVASPLFLAISITIRLSTPGPVLFRQERVGINGRPFQMLKFRTMVTDAEARLLELEKQSRDAGNSVLFKMKDDPRVTPIGRFLRRYSLDELMQLVNVLNGSMSLVGPRPPLAREVEAYETKVHRRFLVKPGITGLWQVSGRSNLSWEDSVRLDLYYVENWSIVGDLVILWKTAKAVLAREGAY, from the coding sequence ATGATCGAACAGAAGACCACGCACGACACGGCAGCACGGGAGACCGGCGCACGTCGGCGCATCACGGACAGGTCCGCGAAGGGCCTGCGCGCCGACGCCGGGCCGCTCACCGAGGCGGACGGCCTCAGGGCCCACGACTGGCGACGCACCTACGCGCTCGGGCTCGTCGTCACGGATCTCCTCGTCCTCATCTGGGTGGTCTTCGGCGTCCAGATCGCGTGGTTCGGGTTCGAGACCTCCGACGTCGCCTTCAACGGCGACTACGAGGGCGTCGCCGTGAGCTACTCGCTCATCTCGCTCGTCATCATCGCGAGCTGGATGGTGGCGCTCGGCCTGTACGGCACCCGCGGGTACCGCGTGCTGGGCACGGGGCCGCAGGAGTACCGGCTGATCCTCGACGCCACCGTCCGGCTGTTCGGGCTGCTCGCCATAGTGGCCTTCCTGGGTCGCATCGACTTCGCCCGCGGCTACATCATCATCGCGCTGCCGCTCGGGCTCGTGACCCTCGTGCTCAGCCGGTGGATGTGGCGGCAGTGGCTGAACGTGCAGCGCGCCAGGGGCCGTTACTCGTCCCGCGTGCTGCTGATCGGATCCGAGGCGTCGACGGGCTTCCTGGCCCGCGAGCTCGCGCGCCAGCCCTACGCCGGCTACCACGTGGTCGGGGCATGCGTCCCCTCGGGCGTCATCGCGGCGACGCTGCCGGGCACCGGCATCCCCGTGCTCGGCAAGCTCGACGACCTGCAGGCCGCCATGCGCGCGGTCGACGCGGACACCATCGTCATCGCCAGCAACGACGAGCTGTCGCCGGAGCGGATCCGCGAGCTCAGCTGGTCGCTGGAGCCCGGTCGCCAGCACCTCGTGGTCGCGCCGAGCCTCACCGACATCGGCGGTCCCCGCATCCACACCCGGCCCGTCGCGGGCCTCCCTCTCATCCACGTGGAGACGCCGCGCTACGAGGGCACCAAGCTCTTCGCCAAGCGGGCGTTCGACATCGTCGCGAGCACCCTGATCCTCGTGGTCGCCTCCCCGCTGTTCCTCGCGATCTCCATCACCATCCGGCTGAGCACGCCGGGACCCGTCCTCTTCCGCCAGGAGCGCGTGGGCATCAACGGGCGCCCGTTCCAGATGCTGAAGTTCCGCACGATGGTGACGGACGCGGAGGCGCGTCTGCTGGAGCTCGAGAAGCAGTCGCGGGACGCGGGCAACTCCGTGCTCTTCAAGATGAAGGACGACCCCCGGGTCACGCCGATAGGCCGGTTCCTCCGCCGCTACAGCCTCGACGAGCTGATGCAGCTCGTGAACGTCCTCAACGGCAGCATGTCGCTCGTGGGGCCGCGCCCGCCGCTGGCCCGAGAGGTGGAGGCCTACGAGACGAAGGTGCACAGGCGCTTCCTCGTGAAGCCGGGCATCACGGGGCTCTGGCAGGTGAGCGGCCGGTCGAACCTCTCGTGGGAGGACAGCGTCCGGCTCGACCTCTACTACGTGGAGAACTGGTCGATCGTGGGCGACCTCGTCATCCTGTGGAAGACGGCGAAGGCCGTGCTGGCGCGCGAGGGGGCCTACTGA